Proteins encoded together in one Lathyrus oleraceus cultivar Zhongwan6 unplaced genomic scaffold, CAAS_Psat_ZW6_1.0 chrUn0529, whole genome shotgun sequence window:
- the LOC127114511 gene encoding U11/U12 small nuclear ribonucleoprotein 31 kDa protein: MSSKKKHKRKHSDSDEDDDLFYYRYCASSSTPNTTTGTTSSNQPQSKPNNKGSSIGGTGEPLAPSKSTLYVSNLDYSLTNSDLHTLFSTFGRIARVTVLKDRHTRLSRGVAFVQFVSRNDAQRAVAEMNKKILNGRTLTASIAADNGRAPEFIRKRVYNTETASCYECVGHGHLSYECPKNQLGPRPRPQPKKPRRGFSGLRDRDGEEEGDEEEEEGGQIAAEQFNDNWASVVDDEAGERLLGETEMMMRVWTTTRRRRKGRKLGISVMRVIMMMMIDHDYVALTLQIEGVCLVFRITALFN; this comes from the coding sequence ATGTCAAGCAAGAAGAAACACAAACGAAAACACAGCGACAGCGATGAAGACGACGACCTTTTCTACTACCGCTACTGCGCTTCGTCCTCAACCCCTAACACCACCACCGGCACCACATCCAGTAATCAACCCCAATCAAAACCGAACAACAAAGGATCATCAATAGGAGGAACAGGTGAACCCTTAGCACCATCAAAATCGACGCTATACGTTTCTAATCTAGATTACTCCCTAACAAACTCCGATCTCCATACGCTCTTCTCTACTTTCGGCCGCATCGCGCGTGTAACCGTTCTCAAAGACCGTCACACGCGCCTAAGCCGCGGTGTCGCGTTTGTCCAATTCGTTTCTCGTAATGACGCCCAACGCGCCGTGGCGGAGATGAATAAGAAGATTCTCAATGGAAGGACTCTAACTGCTTCTATTGCTGCTGATAATGGACGTGCTCCGGAGTTTATTCGGAAGCGCGTGTACAATACTGAGACTGCTTCGTGTTATGAGTGTGTGGGGCATGGTCATTTATCGTATGAGTGTCCTAAGAATCAGTTGGGGCCGAGGCCGCGGCCTCAGCCTAAGAAGCCGCGACGGGGATTTAGTGGGCTGAGGGATAGGGATGGGGAGGAGGAAGGTgatgaggaggaggaggagggtGGTCAGATTGCTGCGGAGCAGTTTAACGATAATTGGGCTTCTGTTGTGGATGATGAAGCGGGTGAAAGGTTGCTGGGAGAAACAGAAATGATGATGAGGGTTTGGACAACAACAAGACgaagaagaaagggaagaaaGCTGGGTATTTCAGTGATGAGAgtgatcatgatgatgatgattgatcatgACTATGTAGCATTGACACTTCAGATTGAAGGTGTGTGTTTGGTATTCCGCATTACCGCATTATTCAACTAG